From the genome of Uranotaenia lowii strain MFRU-FL chromosome 1, ASM2978415v1, whole genome shotgun sequence, one region includes:
- the LOC129738984 gene encoding V-type proton ATPase 116 kDa subunit a 1 isoform X4, with protein MGSLFRSEEMTLCQLFLQSEAAYACVSELGELGLVQFRDLNPDVNAFQRKFVNEVRRCDEMERKLRYLEKEIKKDGIPMLDTGESPEAPQPREMIDLEATFEKLENELREVNQNAEALKRNFLELTELKHILRKTQVFFDEQEGGMHTTESMTRALITDESRTGKAMGPVQLGFVAGVILRERLPAFERMLWRACRGNVFLRQAIIESHLEDPANGDKVYKSVFIIFFQGDQLKTRVKKICEGFRATLYPCPEAPTDRREMAMGVMTRIEDLNTVLGQTQDHRHRVLVAAAKNLKNWFVKVRKIKAIYHTLNLFNLDVTQKCLIAECWVPLLDIETIQIALRRGTERSGSSVPPILNRMETFEDPPTYNRTNKFTNAFQALINAYGVASYREMNPAPYTIITFPFLFAVMFGDLGHGAIMALFGLWMVLKEKPLAAKKSDNEIWKIFFGGRYIILLMGVFSMYTGFVYNDIFSKSLNVFGSAWSINYNTSTVMENKALQLDPGSKDYSQTPYPIGLDPVWQVASNKIIFLNAYKMKISIILGVLHMLFGVFVGLFNHRYFKNKMAVYCEFIPQVIFLVFLFFYMTLLMFMKWTKYSAMDEELRFRPGCAPSILITFINMVLFKPPPEGDVCSPWMYAGQAGLQKFLVVIALLCVPWMLLAKPIMIMRSRKEAAHQPMAPYSNENGDADGSLTQNNVAQSGGAPQQGGGGGHGHDNEEMSEIFIHQGIHTIEYVLGSVSHTASYLRLWALSLAHAQLAEVLWGMVLKNGLSQGGWIGGIALWAIFGFWAVLTVGILVMMEGLSAFLHTLRLHWVEFQSKFYAGLGYAFQPFSFEMILESSGASEE; from the exons ATGGGTTCGCTGTTTCGCAGCGAAGAGATGACCCTGTGTCAGCTCTTCCTCCAGAGTGAGGCGGCGTACGCATGCGTATCCGAGCTGGGAGAGCTTGGTTTGGTGCAGTTCCGGGAT CTCAACCCGGACGTGAATGCCTTCCAGCGGAAGTTCGTCAATGAGGTGCGCCGCTGCGACGAGATGGAGCGCAAGTTGCGCTACCTGGAGAAGGAAATCAAGAAGGACGGTATCCCGATGCTGGATACCGGCGAGAGCCCGGAAGCTCCCCAGCCCCGGGAGATGATCGACCTGGAGGCCACCTTCGAGAAGCTGGAGAACGAGCTACGGGAGGTGAACCAAAACGCGGAAGCGCTGAAGCGCAACTTCCTGGAACTAACCGAGCTGAAGCACATCCTCCGTAAGACTCAGGTTTTCTTCGACGAG CAAGAAGGTGGCATGCACACCACTGAATCGATGACCCGGGCGTTGATCACCGACGAGTCTCGCACCGGAAAGGCGATGGGCCCGGTCCAGTTGGG TTTTGTAGCCGGTGTCATTCTGCGCGAACGTTTGCCAGCCTTCGAACGGATGTTGTGGCGTGCCTGCAGAGGCAATGTCTTCTTGCGTCAGGCCATTATCGAATCCCACCTGGAGGATCCGGCTAAT GGTGACAAGGTGTACAAGTCGGTGTTCATCATCTTCTTCCAAGGTGACCAATTGAAGACGCGGGTCAAGAAGATCTGTGAAGGATTCCGCGCTACGCTCTATCCATGTCCGGAGGCTCCCACCGATCGGCGTGAGATGGCCATGGGCGTTATGACCCGTATTGAGGACCTGAACACCGTTCTCGGTCAAACGCAGGATCATCGTCATCGGGTGCTGGTAGCAGCTGCAAAGAACTTGAAGAATTGGTTCGTCAAGGTGCGCAAGATAAAGGCCATCTACCATACTTTGAACTTGTTCAACTTGGACGTTACTCAGAAGTGTTTGATTGCGGAATGCTGGGTACCGTTGTTGGACATCGAAACGATCCAAATTGCGTTGCGCAGAGGTACGGAGCGTTCGGGTTCTTCGGTGCCTCCCATTCTGAACCGTATGGAAACGTTTGAGGATCCGCCGACCTACAACCGGACGAACAAGTTCACTAATGCTTTCCAGGCGTTGATCAATGCCTATGGTGTCGCCAGCTATCGGGAAATGAATCCAGCTCCCTATACGATTATTACTTTCCCGTTCCTGTTCGCGGTGATGTTCGGCGATTTGGGACACGGCGCCATCATGGCTTTGTTTGGCTTGTGGATGGTGCTGAAGGAAAAGCCGCTGGCTGCTAAGAAATCTGAcaatgaaatttggaaaatctttTTTGGCGGACGATACATTATTTTGCTGATGGGCGTTTTCTCGATGTACACCGGTTTCGTGTATAACGACATATTCTCCAAGTCACTGAACGTTTTCGGATCTGCTTGGAGCATCAATTACAATACTTCGACTGTTATGGAGAACAAAGCTCTGCAGTTGGATCCAGGTTCCAAGGATTATTCACAGACCCCGTATCCAATTGGATTGGATCCAGTTTGGCAGGTCGCGTCCAACAAGATCATCTTTTTGAATGCCTACAAGATGAAGATTTCGATCATTTTGGGTGTCCTGCATATGTTGTTTGGTGTTTTTGTTGGACTGTTCAATCATCGctacttcaaaaataaaatggcCGTTTACTGCGAGTTTATTCCTCAAGTCATCTTTTTGGTGTTCTTGTTCTTCTACATGACTCTGCTGATGTTCATGAAGTGGACTAAGTATTCCGCCATGGACGAAGAGCTTCGCTTTAGACCCGGATGTGCCCCttcaattttgatcaccttcaTCAACATGGTCTTGTTCAAACCACCTCCAGAAGGCGATGTTTGCAGTCCCTGGATGTACGCCGGACAGGCAGGCCTCCAAAAATTCTTGGTTGTAATCGCTCTTCTTTGCGTACCTTGGATGCTTCTTGCCAAACCAATCATGATTATGAGAAGCCGTAAAGAAGCTGCT CATCAACCGATGGCTCCGTACAGTAACGAGAATGGCGATGCCGATGGAAGCTTGACTCAAAATAATGTCGCACAATCTGGAGGAGCCCCTCAACAAGGCGGTGGCGGCGGTCATGGACACGACAATGAAGAAATGtccgaaatttttattcatcaggGCATCCACACCATTGAGTATGTGCTGGGATCGGTTTCCCATACCGCTTCTTATCTGCGTTTGTGGGCCCTGTCTTTGGCTCATGCTC AATTGGCTGAAGTACTCTGGGGCATGGTGCTCAAAAACGGCTTGTCACAAGGCGGTTGGATCGGTGGAATCGCTCTCTGGGCCATCTTCGGCTTCTGGGCCGTTTTGACCGTTGGCATCCTGGTCATGATGGAAGGGCTGTCAGCTTTCCTTCATACTCTCCGTTTGCATTG GGTTGAATTCCAGAGCAAGTTCTATGCCGGTCTCGGTTACGCCTTCCAGCCGTTCTCGTTTGAAATGATTCTGGAAAGCAGTGGTGCTTCGGAAGAGTAA